A window of the Candidatus Zixiibacteriota bacterium genome harbors these coding sequences:
- a CDS encoding isoaspartyl peptidase/L-asparaginase: protein MSSRQSQSSPFVIATHGGAGTIRRKEMTPERESGYRNGLSESLAAGYEILARGGSALNAVVEAVVVMEKNPLFNAGKGAVFTHEGTNEQDACVMDGATRAVGAVANIKRIASPITLARLVMERSKHVLLAGDGAEAFAVTNGIELVEPSYFFTQHRWDQLQQALKWEEANQAVTVRLDHSDDKDKGTVGAVALDSHGNLAAATSTGGMTNKRYGRIGDTPIVGSGTFADNATCAVSATGVGEFVIRAVLAHDIAAMMMYKGMSLAEATNIGVMEKLTAIGGSGGVIAIDRLGNIAMPFNSEGMYRGYKTADGREEIAIFK from the coding sequence ATGTCATCCCGTCAATCTCAGAGCAGCCCATTCGTTATCGCCACCCACGGCGGCGCCGGGACGATACGCAGGAAAGAGATGACGCCGGAAAGAGAGTCCGGTTATCGAAACGGCCTCAGTGAATCACTTGCTGCCGGATACGAGATACTCGCACGCGGCGGTTCGGCACTCAATGCCGTAGTCGAGGCGGTGGTTGTGATGGAAAAGAACCCCCTGTTCAACGCCGGCAAAGGGGCGGTGTTCACCCACGAAGGGACCAACGAGCAGGATGCGTGTGTCATGGATGGAGCTACGCGCGCAGTTGGCGCGGTGGCGAACATAAAGCGAATTGCCAGTCCGATAACTCTCGCGCGGTTGGTGATGGAAAGGAGCAAGCATGTGCTTTTGGCCGGGGATGGCGCCGAAGCGTTTGCGGTCACGAACGGTATCGAACTTGTCGAGCCATCGTACTTCTTCACACAGCATCGCTGGGACCAACTGCAGCAGGCCCTAAAATGGGAAGAGGCAAATCAAGCAGTGACTGTTCGGCTGGATCACTCCGATGACAAGGATAAGGGGACAGTGGGCGCGGTGGCGCTCGACAGCCACGGCAATTTGGCGGCGGCGACCTCGACCGGTGGGATGACCAACAAGCGGTACGGCAGGATCGGCGATACCCCGATCGTGGGGTCCGGGACTTTTGCGGACAATGCTACGTGTGCTGTTTCTGCTACAGGCGTTGGGGAGTTTGTTATCCGGGCGGTGTTGGCGCATGATATTGCGGCGATGATGATGTACAAAGGGATGAGTCTGGCCGAGGCGACCAACATAGGTGTGATGGAGAAACTAACTGCGATTGGCGGCAGCGGCGGAGTGATAGCGATTGATCGACTCGGCAATATCGCCATGCCGTTCAACAGTGAGGGGATGTACCGCGGGTATAAGACAGCCGATGGACGCGAAGAGATCGCGATATTCAAGTAG
- a CDS encoding DUF58 domain-containing protein: protein MNTDYRRYLEPETVSKLKGMELRARMVVEGFIAGLHKSPYHGFSVEFAEHRQYMPGDNIRDIDWKLYAKSDRYYIKQYEEETNLKAYLLLDCSRSMAYRSAARVSKLDYAGMLCGALSYMMLRQRDAVGLVTFDQKIRRYIPPRSKSGHLHVLLNEIAGQTPADVTDVSVALHEMAERIKRRGLVIVMSDLLDDAERIVSGLKHFRYNKHEIIVFHILDPRERDFAFGQEAVFKDMETGEEITTMPYQMKRDFQKQVKAFATEIESSCRQSNIDYHPIDTNTPFDKALYAFLAKRERLY, encoded by the coding sequence ATGAACACCGACTACCGCCGATATCTCGAACCGGAAACGGTCTCCAAACTCAAGGGGATGGAACTGCGCGCCCGCATGGTGGTGGAGGGGTTTATCGCGGGACTGCATAAGTCACCATATCATGGCTTCTCAGTGGAATTTGCGGAACATCGCCAGTATATGCCGGGAGACAATATCCGGGATATTGACTGGAAACTGTACGCCAAGTCGGACCGGTACTATATCAAGCAATACGAAGAGGAGACCAATCTCAAGGCGTATCTCCTGCTCGACTGCTCCCGTTCGATGGCGTACAGGTCGGCGGCACGGGTCAGCAAGCTGGATTATGCAGGTATGCTATGCGGCGCGCTGTCATACATGATGCTTCGCCAGCGCGACGCCGTGGGGCTGGTGACATTCGACCAGAAGATTCGCCGGTATATCCCGCCACGTTCCAAGAGTGGGCACCTGCATGTACTTTTGAACGAGATCGCCGGGCAGACGCCGGCCGATGTCACCGACGTTTCGGTCGCACTTCACGAGATGGCGGAGCGGATCAAACGGCGCGGGCTGGTGATTGTCATGTCCGACCTGCTGGACGATGCCGAGCGGATTGTCTCGGGGCTGAAGCATTTCCGGTACAACAAGCACGAGATTATTGTCTTTCACATTCTGGACCCGCGCGAGCGGGATTTTGCGTTCGGCCAGGAGGCGGTGTTCAAAGACATGGAGACCGGCGAAGAGATTACCACCATGCCGTATCAGATGAAGCGGGATTTCCAGAAGCAGGTGAAGGCGTTCGCGACTGAGATCGAGTCTTCCTGCCGTCAGTCCAATATCGACTATCATCCGATCGACACCAACACCCCGTTCGACAAAGCGCTGTACGCGTTTTTGGCGAAACGGGAGCGGTTGTATTAG